The proteins below are encoded in one region of Rana temporaria chromosome 2, aRanTem1.1, whole genome shotgun sequence:
- the LOC120928719 gene encoding leukocyte cysteine proteinase inhibitor 1-like produces the protein MSGGQQEPEPRSPTKEDQDILDKVKEQFVKRSGTNPSEFQAILVSTMVANSIISLGYLFKVYTGGDTYSHLKVHYTNHLQRGPNLENFLLNKTKDEKLEFFLDGDDNRE, from the exons ATGAGTGGTGGGCAGCAGGAGCCTGAACCCAGGTCACCTACTAAAGAGGATcaagatattcttgacaag GTGAAAGAACAGTTTGTGAAACGGTCCGGGACGAACCCCAGTGAATTTCAGGCAATCCTCGTCAGTACTATGGTTGCTAATAGCATAATAAGCTTAGGATATCTTTTCAAG gtttacaCCGGAGGGGACACTTATAGTCACCTTAAAGTTCATTACACCAATCATCTACAGCGGGGGCCAAATCTGGAGAATTTCCTACTGAATAAGACGAAGGATGAGAAGCTGGAGTTTTTCTTAGATGGAGATGATAACCGAGAATGA